The proteins below come from a single Caldisericota bacterium genomic window:
- the epsC gene encoding serine O-acetyltransferase EpsC: MHVVRELFSAIRADLEMFMQNDFSTKSKREIILFSTSFRGLVYYRIYHSLYEKGHKFIAMYLYCQAKRKYGMDIYPMAKIEPGIIIDHGMGVVIGSTAFVGKGTILYHGVTLGSKKIERGKRHPIVGRNVFVGNQASILGSVKVGDNAVIGAHSVVLTDIPPHATVVGIPARVIKIEGKNV, translated from the coding sequence ATGCATGTTGTAAGAGAATTATTTTCCGCAATAAGAGCAGATTTGGAAATGTTCATGCAAAACGATTTTTCCACGAAATCAAAACGTGAAATCATTCTTTTTTCTACCTCATTTCGAGGGTTAGTATATTACCGAATATATCACAGTCTATATGAAAAAGGACATAAATTTATCGCAATGTATCTGTACTGCCAGGCAAAAAGAAAATATGGAATGGATATTTACCCAATGGCTAAAATTGAACCAGGTATTATAATTGACCATGGCATGGGCGTAGTGATTGGGTCAACGGCTTTTGTTGGAAAAGGAACAATTCTTTACCACGGAGTGACGCTTGGTTCTAAAAAAATAGAAAGAGGTAAAAGACATCCAATCGTGGGACGAAACGTATTTGTGGGGAATCAGGCATCTATTTTAGGCAGTGTAAAAGTAGGGGACAATGCCGTAATTGGGGCTCATAGCGTAGTGTTAACGGACATACCTCCTCATGCGACTGTGGTGGGAATTCCTGCAAGGGTTATAAAAATAGAGGGAAAAAATGTATAA
- a CDS encoding MoaD/ThiS family protein: MKVKVKLYGNFLKYGPEESYITLPEKSTVKTVVEKLGIKELNYMMILVNTKRSWFTDRVKDGDTVHIFSPVGGG, encoded by the coding sequence ATGAAAGTGAAAGTGAAATTATATGGTAATTTTTTAAAGTATGGTCCCGAGGAAAGCTATATTACACTTCCAGAAAAGTCAACTGTAAAGACAGTTGTAGAGAAACTGGGGATTAAGGAGCTAAACTACATGATGATATTAGTAAATACTAAGAGAAGCTGGTTTACTGACAGGGTTAAAGACGGCGACACTGTGCACATCTTTTCTCCTGTTGGAGGAGGATAG